From the genome of Thermococcus chitonophagus, one region includes:
- a CDS encoding type II toxin-antitoxin system VapC family toxin codes for MIVIDASALVMVVLQEPGWEKVPIGSEVATLDYAYVEGMNAIWKAVRWRELTREQGRMKITVLRMMKSSITTYRTEDFFERGLEIALDEGIAVYDAFYIALAESLDAKLVTADEKQYKAAKNYVPAKLV; via the coding sequence GTGATAGTCATTGATGCATCCGCCCTGGTTATGGTAGTGCTTCAAGAGCCAGGATGGGAGAAAGTGCCAATTGGATCAGAAGTAGCTACTTTGGACTACGCATACGTAGAAGGAATGAACGCCATATGGAAGGCCGTGCGATGGAGAGAACTTACAAGAGAGCAGGGAAGGATGAAAATAACCGTGCTTAGGATGATGAAAAGCTCAATAACAACTTACAGAACAGAAGATTTCTTCGAAAGAGGGTTGGAGATAGCGCTTGACGAAGGAATAGCAGTATACGATGCCTTTTACATAGCCCTAGCCGAGTCCTTGGATGCGAAGTTAGTTACGGCCGATGAGAAGCAGTACAAAGCAGCTAAGAACTACGTCCCCGCGAAGCTCGTATGA